In Helianthus annuus cultivar XRQ/B chromosome 3, HanXRQr2.0-SUNRISE, whole genome shotgun sequence, a single window of DNA contains:
- the LOC110909314 gene encoding receptor-like protein kinase 7 — protein MSSLFFSGHIRLTVFLVTLLFLILHSSSQSDQRQLLLKFKSALSNSKTEVFNAWNKETPLCNFTGIVCNFNKEVKEINLSQQKLSGTLAFDSLCAIKSLEKLSLGANMLSGTISNQLSNCTSLQYLDLGMNFFTGVVPDLSRLSQLKFLSLNLSGFTGRFPWESLRNLTRLSFLSLGDNPFDKTPFPLEILNLQYLSSLYLTNCTIEGRIPEAIGNLSLLESLQLSDNYLVGEIPVGVTKLINLQMLELYNNQLTGTLPVGLSNLVNLAEFDVSTNLLFGDLSELRGLSRLESLQLFENGFSGTIPEEFGEFKYLKQFSIYTNKFTGELPAKIGSWAEFEYIDVSTNYLTGSIPPDMCKMGKMEKLLMLQNNFTGGLPENYASCTSLNRLRVSNNSLSGRVPDGIWSLPNLGMIDLEMNQFEGQVGRNIGEAKSLAQLFLANNRFSGELPVEISNVSSLVEIRLTSNLFSGEIPVTIGSLKKLSKLLLQDNKFSGAIPESLGSCVSLNEINLAGNLFSGQIPERLGSLVSLNSLNISDNKLSGVIPASLSSLKLTLIDLSNNMLFGRVPQPLLLVAYDGSFAGNPGLCADGSKDLRECSPVSHKSGQVKLAMYCFIAVAVVLMFSLSYLLFVKLSKIDRKIPMNRGGSWDVKQFHVLKFSEDEIVRSLTPENIIGKGGSGNVYKVDLKCGEELAVKHMWKSEPDSGSWRSSRSSAAILPKERTRWPEYEAEVTALSSLRHMNVVKLYCCISSEDSNLLVYEYMPNGSLWDRLHTDKKISIDWSVRYEIAMGAAMGLEYLHHGCERPVLHRDVKSKNILLDEEMKPKLADFGLAKIVQSGKVMDSTHIIAGTHGYIAPEYGYTYKVTEKSDIYSFGVVLMELVTGKKPVEPEFGESKDIVYWVHNEMRSKDDMISLVDPSISKDAKEDAVKMLSIAIHCTMKLPALRPSMRMVVKMLEEIKPFSLTDIVIEKGGENEDSPCKN, from the exons ATGTCGTCGCTCTTTTTCTCCGGTCATATCCGCTTGACCGTCTTCCTTGTTACCCTTCTTTTCCTTATACTCCACTCGTCGTCGCAATCCGACCAACGCCAACTTCTTCTCAAATTCAAATCCGCACTCTCAAATTCAAAAACCGAAGTTTTTAATGCATGGAATAAGGAAACACCCTTGTGCAACTTCACTGGGATTGTATGCAACTTCAACAAAGAGgtcaaagaaatcaacctctcACAGCAAAAACTCTCAGGAACTCTTGCTTTTGATTCACTATGTGCTATAAAATCACTAGAGAAGTTATCACTTGGAGCGAATATGTTATCCGGAACTATTAGCAACCAATTATCAAATTGCACGAGTTTGCAGTACCTGGATCTTGGGATGAATTTTTTTACGGGGGTAGTCCCGGATTTATCCCGGTTGTCCCAGCTCAAGTTCCTGAGTTTGAACTTGAGCGGGTTTACCGGACGATTCCCTTGGGAATCACTCCGGAATCTCACCAGGCTTAGTTTCCTGAGCCTCGGGGACAACCCTTTTGATAAAACTCCTTTTCCTTTGGAGATACTAAATCTGCAATATCTATCTTCTCTTTACCTTACTAATTGTACGATCGAAGGGCGGATACCCGAAGCGATCGGGAACCTTAGTTTGTTAGAGAGCCTCCAGCTCTCTGATAACTATCTGGTTGGAGAGATTCCGGTGGGGGTTACCAAGTTGATAAATCTACAAATGCTTGAGCTTTATAACAATCAACTCACCGGGACTCTTCCGGTCGGGTTAAGTAATCTTGTGAATCTTGCTGAGTTTGATGTTTCGACCAACTTGCTTTTTGGTGATTTGTCCGAGTTAAGAGGCTTGAGTAGATTGGAATCTTTACAGCTGTTTGAAAACGGTTTTTCGGGTACAATTCCTGAAGAATTCGGAGAATTTAAATATTTGAAGCAGTTTTCGATCTATACGAACAAGTTCACAGGTGAACTTCCTGCGAAAATCGGGTCATGGGCCGAATTTGAATACATTGATGTATCAACAAATTACTTGACGGGTTCGATACCGCCGGATATGTGCAAAATGGGGAAAATGGAAAAACTTCTAATGCTTCAGAACAACTTTACTGGTGGGTTACCGGAGAATTATGCTAGTTGCACTTCGTTGAATCGGTTGCGAGTGAGTAATAACTCGCTTTCGGGCCGAGTTCCTGATGGGATTTGGAGTTTGCCTAATTTGGGTATGATTGATCTTGAAATGAATCAGTTTGAGGGTCAAGTGGGGCGAAATATTGGTGAAGCGAAGTCACTTGCACAGCTTTTTCTAGCGAACAATCGATTTTCGGGTGAATTACCGGTGGAGATATCGAATGTGTCATCTCTGGTGGAAATCAGGCTGACCTCGAATCTGTTTTCGGGTGAAATTCCGGTAACTATTGGTAGTTTGAAGAAGTTAAGTAAACTTCTTTTACAAGATAACAAGTTTTCTGGTGCAATTCCAGAGTCTTTGGGTTCATGTGTGTCACTTAATGAAATAAATCTAGCTGGAAACTTGTTTTCGGGTCAGATTCCAGAGCGTCTGGGTTCGTTAGTGAGTTTGAACTCGTTAAACATATCGGATAACAAGCTCTCGGGAGTAATTCCCGCGAGTTTGTCTTCGTTGAAGTTGACACTTATCGACTTGTCAAACAACATGTTGTTCGGGCGTGTGCCGCAGCCTCTTTTATTGGTGGCTTACGATGGCAGCTTCGCGGGCAACCCGGGGTTGTGTGCTGATGGAAGTAAAGATCTTCGGGAATGTTCACCGGTTTCTCACAAGTCGGGTCAGGTTAAACTCGCTATGTATTGCTTCATAGCAGTTGCGGTTGTGTTGATGTTTTCGTTATCGTACTTACTCTTCGTAAAGTTGAGTAAAATCGATCGTAAAATTCCGATGAACCGGGGCGGTTCGTGGGATGTCAAACAGTTTCATGTTCTAAAGTTTAGTGAAGATGAGATAGTAAGATCTCTTACACCAGAGAATATAATCGGGAAAGGCGGTTCGGGGAACGTTTATAAAGTCGATCTAAAATGCGGGGAGGAATTGGCCGTGAAACACATGTGGAAATCCGAACCCGATTCGGGTAGTTGGAGGAGTAGCCGGAGTAGTGCTGCAATCTTACCGAAAGAAAGAACCCGGTGGCCGGAGTATGAGGCGGAGGTGACGGCTTTGAGCTCGCTACGCCACATGAATGTGGTAAAATTGTATTGTTGCATCTCGAGCGAGGACTCGAATCTATTAGTATACGAGTATATGCCAAATGGAAGCTTGTGGGACCGGCTACACACGGATAAGAAGATCAGTATCGATTGGAGTGTTCGGTACGAGATCGCGATGGGAGCCGCGATGGGGCTAGAGTACCTACACCATGGTTGTGAGAGACCGGTGCTACATCGGGATGTGAAATCGAAAAATATTTTGTTAGATGAGGAGATGAAACCGAAATTAGCGGATTTCGGTTTGGCAAAGATCGTGCAAAGTGGAAAGGTCATGGATTCAACCCATATCATTGCGGGAACACATGGTTACATTGCTCCAG AGTACGGATACACATATAAAGTAACAGAGAAAAGTGACATTTATAGTTTCGGGGTTGTTTTAATGGAGTTGGTGACGGGGAAAAAGCCGGTGGAGCCTGAATTCGGAGAAAGTAAGGACATAGTTTATTGGGTGCATAATGAAATGAGATCTAAAGATGACATGATCTCACTAGTGGATCCTAGCATTTCAAAAGATGCTAAGGAAGATGCAGTTAAGATGTTGAGCATTGCGATTCATTGCACAATGAAGTTACCAGCATTGAGACCGTCAATGAGGATGGTGGTGAAAATGTTAGAAGAAATCAAACCTTTCTCGCTTACCGATATAGTAATCGAGAAAGGGGGCGAAAACGAAGACTCGCCTTGTAAAAACTAG